In Camelina sativa cultivar DH55 chromosome 17, Cs, whole genome shotgun sequence, the genomic stretch GGCATAGTTTTTGAGAAGCAAAGGATGCAATGGATACTCCTCGAGCATGCCTTTGTAGTAATCAGCACAGTTCTCATCATCAAAACCAGGCAAATCAAATTTGATCTCATCaccaaacaaatcaaacttaTCAATCCCTAAGCCTGCAGCTAAATGCATAGAAGGACTTGGTGGTCTTTCAATCCCAAAACCTTGTTCATCTCTCTCACCAACCCCTAGCTTCTTAATAAcgacctcctcctcctcgtcacCTTCACCacagtcttcttcatcttcttcttccttgagtTTCGCAAAACTGAACTCGCCGGCGTCAATTGAATCACCAATCGTAACAGTTCTGTCCAAATTCGTATCGAGATCTCCAGAATCGCAGTAACTCGAGAGAGATGCCTCACTCTTCAGCATCTTCCTTTTGggtcttttctttctaaatccgTTGCAAAGTTTTCGACTTTTAAGCCACGTTTTGGTTCAATTGTCGTGGTTCACACAAAGATTCCTCGGAGGACCCCCAACACGACGATTACGACGACTCAATGTAATAATTTTGAGGTTCGTAAGTGGTGAACCCAGTTTGAGAAGAAACAGGATAAGTGGGGTTCAAACTTAGATTTCCTGGGGAGACACGAGACAGCAAAACCTTCGCAAATTGACCCTTactgttttatcttgtttacaAATTCTCACTTTAAGTTTACTTTCTATCTATTTCACCCTCACTCCAAAGCAAAACTTTTtcgattttttaatttcaaaaaattagttTGGGTTTCGATTTAGAAGGAGAAAAGAAGTTAGGTGTCTCGTGATTAAATAAAATAGACCTTTCTTATGGGCGGCGAACAATTAGGTCCACACACATgaactgagtttttttttgtggagtCTAGACCCCGCAAAGGCATTAATAGACAAAAGAGGATAAAATAGTCTCAAATTCATTGGTCcattaattcaaataaaaaagaagccCATTATAAATGTGACAAGGACGTGTaacatgttcttctttttttcccccAAGGCTAGCCACAAAAAGTAAGTTATCAGTTTAGTTTAGGttcacttctttttcttttccaaaccGTTCATTTTGGACTACACACTAGAGACACACTTATTTTTGTGTATGGGGAAGTCTTTATCTTGTTAGAAGTTATATTTGGAGAAGCAAGTGAAACATATGGTTCATTATAAAGGATCGTTACCTATTTTTAGAATAATAGTCATGAATTCTTAGTCATTAACATTTCactccaaaatatatttttaaaatttttcaaatttatagaATTGAGTTTATCGTCAATGTCAACTTGATACCTCAGGATTGCCTCCATATTTAGTAAACTTTAGCTCATAAACACCATATTACTTCTAATAGACACGTTGTCTTTCTCACATACGTGAAACTAATTATAGCAAAATGATTATTATTACCTTTCTCCACTCTTTAGAAAATTACCACCACCAATCAAAaaatctacttcttcttcattcatttTCAACTTTCCAGAATCGTGAATCGAGAATTGCGAGAGATCTcattttctcatctctctcgcAATTCTCTACTTTCTCAAATCCAACAAATAGATTTTAATGTAATATTAGTTTATTAATCTACAATGTCGATGATGTTTCCATCATTTCAATTGCTAGAGTTGAACATAATCTCAGCTCAAGACTTGGCTCCCGTGGCCCGCAAGACGAAGACTTACGCGGTGGCTTGGGTTCACTCTGAACGTAAACTCACCACCCGTGTTGACTACAATGGTGGAACAAACCCAACTTGGAATGATAAATTCGTATTTCGAGTCAACGAAGAGTTTTTATACGCTGACACTTCCGCCGTTGTTATCGAAATTTACGCATTGCATTGGTTTCGAGATGTTCATGTAGGTACAGTTCGTGTCCTCATTAGCAATCTCATTCCTCCTAATCGTCGTCCTGGATATCGAACCAACAATAATGAGTATCGTCGCACCCCACCTCCGGGAATGAGATTTGTTGCACTTCAAGTTCGTCGTACCTCAGGTCGACCTCAAGGGATTTTGAACATTGGTGTTGGATTGCTTGATGGTTCTATGCGAAGTATGCCGCTTTATACCCATATGGATTCTTCTGCTGTGGGATACAGAGATTTGCTTGGAGAAGAGGATCAACATCTACAACATTTGCATTTAAATAGTAATAAAGGAAGTTCAAAGAATCCACAATCTCCTTATTCGAGGCAGTTTCAATCTGTAATCTCAAGGCCTGAACTCCGTCGCACAAAAAGTGATTCAAGTTCCATGGTAGTTTCAGATCTTCTCAGTAGAGCTGAACGTAGCCGTTTGGCTAATAGACAACCGGCAAGCGCATTGGTGAGCAGTGAATCTGAAACTTCACCCACCACGACGAATTCTGATGATAAAAAATTGAATGGATACTCAACTTCTAACAAAAATCCTAAGATTCCAAAGCAGAGGTATGATTCGATTGAATCAGACTTCAtagattcatcatcaatagAGAAACTTCATGTGGAGGCACcaagaagagagagacaaaaagtCATGCCTTATGGTTCAAACCATCAATCACgtaaaacaccaaaaaataaGGCAATGTACGAGAAACAAAGATCAATAAAAGATTATGATCGTGGCCAAAGTTCTCCGTACTTATCAAGGCATGGAACACCATTGAGATCAAACATCATCGCATCCACTCCGATGCGACCTAACGGAGTTGGATCGACTCCGATGCGATCCAACATCATCGCAATGTCACCAATGCATTTCAACATGGTTGGATCAACTACAATGCGAACTCCCATGAGGTCAAACATGGCTGGATCAACTCCAATGAGGTCAAACATTATCGGATCTACACCAATGCGATCAAACTACATGGCTACGCCGATGAAAACTCATCATGATTTTGGTACACCAATGAGAAATTTTGCCGGAAGAAGAATCTTAACTGAATCAGAGTTAGGTCCATCGCCATCAGAAGTGGCTGATAAATTGGCAAAAAATGGGTCGCATGAAACAGAGAGCTTAATACTCAGCGAATGGAGTATCGACGAATCTAGCATTGAAGGATTACGTTCCAAGCTCGATAGATGGCGAATGGAACTTCCACCATTATACGACATTGGATCAAGCCAAATAAGCAGCAGTGATTATGATAGTGCGAGCGTCCCCGCCGCAACCGCCGGTGGAGGAATGAGTTCAAGGCGAAAAACTCCAGCAATAAAGAAGCATAATCGCCGTCACACAGACGGAGGTAATGGACCTTTTTCATGTTTTAGTAAGATTTGTGGTGTGGAGTGCAGTTTTGTTTGCGGTGGTGGTGGACCTGCCGACTATGATGGGTCTACTAAGAAAGGTGGAGCCGGACGCGTGCATCGCACATATTCTGCTGATGATCTGAGCTTTGTGTAATTTTTAACTTTACTGATTTTACATTAAATTCGTATTTGtaccaaatcatttttttttttttggaagtggATGAATCAACAATGACTAtagtaaacaaaatttaatgttaTTGATAATAATCTTGTGTATTTTCCTTTCCTCCctctattttataaatttatataattttttacgaAGGGAAAAAGTGTGTGTAATCTAGAAGgattaaaacccaacaaaaattcatttactcagttttttttttgtaatgtaattTTATTCCACTTACCTAAATCCTAGATTtacatataaagaaaaatacccGAAGAGAATTcatgtaaactttttttataaatttaggCTTATGGTTATAAGAAGAGAAGTAGGGGtatatttagtgtttttttgttttactccCTCTATCCCTAATAGATGGATGTTTTGATATTATCACACATATTAAACAAAGTTAATttgtatttgtaaattaatgTATAATTACTTTTGGgtaaatagaaaaaatgtaaaCCATTAGATTAATCCCATGTGGAAAACAATATAAAGTagaaaagttattttattttttttatcaacaaaatctATCTTTCAAAGACAAAAATGTATCATAGAACATAAATCTATTAGACTATCTCTAAtagtttttcctatttttatctctaaaatatataaactctataatagaggtaaATTTTACTCCAACAGAGCTCTATtatcacctctaaaatagagattgctattttagaggtgataagggcatctccaaccccactATATTTTAGAGTCATAACTCTATTATAGACCAACATTTGCTCCAGATTGTTCTATATATAGAACAACTCTATTTTcacatctatttttttacactaacttaATGCTTTATtatagagttactctattttagagaaacaaaatagagatatacattggTGATGGTCTAAaggcatctccaaccccactctaaaatagagtcaaatctctattatagagtaacatTTGCTCCAAacctactctatattttactctaaaatagagaaaatgataggattgctctatatatagagcaactctattttcacctctatttttttatactaactctattttagagttgaaaatagagtaatacattggaggaaaacaatgctctatttttgagttactctattttagaggaaaaaatagagatatacattggaGATTGTCTAATAGAGGTAAATAGGAGCAAACTTGCTTTAAAATAGAGATtgacatatttttctttatttgtagaGATAAATATAGAATTGGGTTGGAGATTgccatatttttctttatttgtagaaataaatattaaaatatatcctTTTACTTGaacttatattaaaacataacagATACATACATTTGTGGAATATAGACTCTGAAGCCTAAAACC encodes the following:
- the LOC104754591 gene encoding uncharacterized protein LOC104754591 translates to MSMMFPSFQLLELNIISAQDLAPVARKTKTYAVAWVHSERKLTTRVDYNGGTNPTWNDKFVFRVNEEFLYADTSAVVIEIYALHWFRDVHVGTVRVLISNLIPPNRRPGYRTNNNEYRRTPPPGMRFVALQVRRTSGRPQGILNIGVGLLDGSMRSMPLYTHMDSSAVGYRDLLGEEDQHLQHLHLNSNKGSSKNPQSPYSRQFQSVISRPELRRTKSDSSSMVVSDLLSRAERSRLANRQPASALVSSESETSPTTTNSDDKKLNGYSTSNKNPKIPKQRYDSIESDFIDSSSIEKLHVEAPRRERQKVMPYGSNHQSRKTPKNKAMYEKQRSIKDYDRGQSSPYLSRHGTPLRSNIIASTPMRPNGVGSTPMRSNIIAMSPMHFNMVGSTTMRTPMRSNMAGSTPMRSNIIGSTPMRSNYMATPMKTHHDFGTPMRNFAGRRILTESELGPSPSEVADKLAKNGSHETESLILSEWSIDESSIEGLRSKLDRWRMELPPLYDIGSSQISSSDYDSASVPAATAGGGMSSRRKTPAIKKHNRRHTDGGNGPFSCFSKICGVECSFVCGGGGPADYDGSTKKGGAGRVHRTYSADDLSFV